The Gordonia sp. KTR9 genome contains a region encoding:
- a CDS encoding DHA2 family efflux MFS transporter permease subunit yields MTSSTGGHLHEGPPDTKLDRHVLLVAGVVVLGAIMSILDVTVVAVAQNTFQQEFNTDAAGAAWTATGYTLALAAVIPLSSWAASRFGTKRVYLVSLVLFTLGSVLCALAPNIGMLVAFRVIQGLGGGMLMPVGMMMLTKAAGPERVGSVMAVLGIPMLLGPISGPILGGVLIEQLSWHWIFLINVPIGIVALVYSWIVLRDDAETSRPSFDVVGLLLLSPGLALFLFGISSSAEHRTFMSGTVLIPMIVGAILIVAFIVHALKKKNPLLDLRLFANRTLSVSVITMVLFMVAFFGAALLFPQYFIGVRGESTLTAGLLLAPQGIGAMLTMPIAGRLTDKMGPGKFVLVGIVLIVLGLSTFMFLGADTSYWLICGSLFVQGLGMGMTMMPIMSAALATLSNKQVPDGSTLLNVIQQSATSIGTAVISVILAASLASRPEAGLAIMANTSDAPLPPGAPDPLPESFFETAADVFSNTFTISVVLIVLTLIPAFFLPRKKIASPLTEEDVDRGPIMMH; encoded by the coding sequence ATGACTTCATCCACAGGTGGTCACCTGCACGAGGGCCCACCGGACACCAAGCTGGACCGACATGTCCTGTTGGTCGCCGGCGTGGTCGTGCTCGGCGCGATCATGTCGATCCTCGACGTCACCGTGGTGGCCGTCGCGCAGAACACCTTTCAGCAGGAGTTCAACACCGATGCGGCGGGAGCCGCCTGGACCGCGACCGGCTACACACTGGCGCTGGCGGCGGTGATCCCCCTGTCGAGTTGGGCCGCATCGCGTTTCGGCACCAAACGGGTCTATCTCGTCTCGCTGGTGCTGTTCACGCTCGGCTCCGTGCTGTGCGCACTCGCCCCGAACATCGGGATGCTTGTGGCGTTCCGCGTGATCCAGGGACTCGGCGGCGGCATGCTGATGCCCGTCGGCATGATGATGCTGACCAAGGCAGCCGGCCCCGAGCGTGTCGGCTCGGTGATGGCCGTTCTCGGTATCCCGATGCTCCTCGGTCCGATCTCGGGTCCGATCCTCGGCGGCGTCCTCATCGAGCAGCTCAGCTGGCACTGGATCTTCCTGATCAACGTCCCCATCGGCATCGTCGCGCTCGTCTACTCATGGATCGTGCTGCGTGACGACGCCGAGACCAGTCGGCCCTCCTTCGATGTCGTCGGCCTGTTGCTGCTGTCGCCTGGCCTGGCACTGTTCCTGTTCGGCATCTCCTCGAGTGCCGAGCACCGCACCTTCATGTCCGGAACGGTTCTGATCCCGATGATCGTCGGCGCGATTCTGATCGTCGCCTTCATCGTCCATGCCCTGAAGAAGAAGAACCCGCTGCTCGACCTGCGCCTCTTCGCCAATCGGACGCTGAGTGTCTCGGTCATCACGATGGTGCTGTTCATGGTCGCGTTCTTCGGTGCGGCGCTGCTGTTCCCGCAGTACTTCATCGGCGTGCGCGGCGAGTCCACGCTGACCGCGGGCCTGCTGCTCGCGCCGCAGGGCATCGGAGCGATGCTGACCATGCCCATCGCGGGACGACTCACCGACAAGATGGGTCCGGGCAAGTTCGTGCTCGTCGGCATCGTGTTGATCGTGTTGGGACTCAGCACGTTCATGTTCCTCGGCGCCGACACCTCCTACTGGCTGATCTGCGGTTCCCTGTTCGTCCAGGGTCTCGGAATGGGCATGACGATGATGCCGATCATGTCCGCGGCGCTGGCAACCCTGAGCAACAAGCAGGTGCCCGACGGGTCGACGCTGCTCAACGTGATCCAGCAGTCCGCGACGTCCATCGGCACCGCGGTGATCTCGGTGATCCTGGCCGCGAGCCTGGCGAGCAGGCCCGAAGCCGGTCTCGCGATCATGGCGAACACCTCCGACGCACCGCTCCCGCCGGGCGCACCGGATCCGTTGCCGGAGTCGTTCTTCGAGACCGCCGCGGACGTGTTCTCCAACACGTTCACCATCTCGGTGGTCCTGATCGTGCTCACCTTGATCCCGGCGTTCTTCCTGCCGCGCAAGAAGATCGCTTCACCGCTCACCGAAGAGGACGTGGACCGCGGTCCGATCATGATGCACTGA
- a CDS encoding MarR family winged helix-turn-helix transcriptional regulator encodes MSGECSHRSDVDQSVDAASTTLNTFLERLIDLGRPDALESLAATDITFSQLRILSALACQTGPMPVNAIADQVQLSLAAAGRTVDRLVSCDLVDRREDPTDRRVKRISLTDAGRRYLETHLAVKRGTIQHFVANLPADMRDNLCAALRPIVDDAVDHFCLPSDGRQVS; translated from the coding sequence GTGTCCGGAGAGTGCAGTCACCGCAGCGATGTCGATCAGTCGGTCGATGCTGCCTCGACCACACTGAACACGTTCCTGGAGCGGCTGATCGATCTGGGCCGTCCCGACGCGCTCGAGAGTCTGGCAGCCACCGACATCACGTTCTCCCAGCTCCGGATCCTCTCCGCGCTGGCTTGCCAGACCGGACCGATGCCGGTGAACGCCATCGCCGATCAGGTGCAGCTGTCTCTCGCGGCCGCGGGCCGCACCGTGGACAGGCTGGTGAGCTGCGACCTGGTCGACCGACGCGAGGACCCCACCGACCGGCGGGTCAAGCGCATCTCCCTCACCGATGCGGGACGGCGCTACCTGGAGACGCACCTGGCCGTGAAGCGCGGGACCATCCAGCACTTCGTCGCCAACCTGCCGGCGGACATGCGGGACAACCTCTGCGCCGCCTTGCGACCGATCGTCGACGATGCCGTCGACCACTTCTGTCTTCCCTCCGACGGACGGCAGGTCTCATGA
- a CDS encoding glutathione peroxidase — protein sequence MANIKDIPVSALDGSDVSLNDFGGPLLVVNVASKCGLTPQYAGLEELAKTYGDKGLTVVGVPCNQFMGQEPGTAEEIATFCSATYGVTFPLLEKTDVNGDGRHPLYAELTQHADADGEAGDIQWNFEKFLVNADGEVVNRFRPRTEPTDPTVIAAIESVL from the coding sequence ATGGCCAACATCAAGGACATCCCGGTTTCTGCACTCGACGGTTCGGACGTCTCGCTGAACGACTTCGGCGGACCGCTTCTCGTGGTGAACGTCGCCAGCAAGTGCGGTCTCACGCCGCAGTACGCCGGCCTGGAGGAGCTCGCCAAGACATACGGGGACAAAGGGCTCACCGTCGTCGGAGTGCCGTGCAACCAGTTCATGGGGCAGGAGCCGGGTACTGCCGAGGAGATCGCGACCTTCTGCTCGGCGACCTACGGTGTGACCTTCCCGCTGCTCGAGAAGACCGACGTCAACGGCGACGGTCGCCACCCGCTGTACGCCGAACTCACCCAACACGCCGACGCCGACGGCGAAGCGGGCGACATCCAGTGGAACTTCGAGAAGTTTCTCGTCAACGCCGACGGCGAGGTCGTCAACCGCTTCCGTCCGCGCACCGAGCCGACCGACCCGACGGTCATCGCCGCCATCGAATCCGTGCTCTGA
- the purS gene encoding phosphoribosylformylglycinamidine synthase subunit PurS — protein sequence MARVVVDVMPKAEILDPQGQAIVGALGRLGFSGIGDVRQGKRFELEVDDTVDDTTLERIAEELLTNTVIENFNVSRVAE from the coding sequence ATGGCGCGAGTGGTGGTCGACGTGATGCCCAAAGCCGAGATTCTCGACCCCCAGGGCCAGGCCATCGTCGGCGCCCTGGGCCGGCTCGGGTTCAGCGGAATCGGCGACGTCCGGCAGGGCAAGCGTTTCGAGCTCGAGGTCGACGACACGGTCGACGACACGACCCTCGAGCGCATCGCCGAAGAACTCCTGACCAACACCGTCATCGAGAACTTCAACGTCTCGCGCGTCGCGGAGTAG
- the purQ gene encoding phosphoribosylformylglycinamidine synthase subunit PurQ has product MTARIGVITFPGTLDDVDAARAVRLAGAEPVALWHGDADLKGVDAIIVPGGFSYGDYLRAGAIARFAPVMGSVVEAAGKGMPILGICNGFQVLCEAGLLPGALTRNEGLHFICRDEWLRVESNTTAWTTRFEQGAEILIPLKSGEGRYVASERKLEELEGEGLVVFRFPERNPNGSSLDIAGISSPDGRIVGLMPHPEHATEPLTGPSDDGLGLFYSAIDSVLASA; this is encoded by the coding sequence ATGACAGCACGTATCGGGGTCATCACCTTCCCCGGCACCCTCGACGACGTCGACGCCGCCCGCGCGGTCCGGCTCGCGGGCGCCGAGCCGGTCGCACTGTGGCACGGCGACGCCGACCTCAAGGGTGTCGACGCCATCATCGTGCCCGGCGGGTTCTCCTATGGCGACTACCTGCGGGCCGGTGCCATCGCCCGTTTCGCGCCGGTCATGGGATCGGTCGTCGAGGCCGCGGGCAAGGGGATGCCGATCCTCGGCATCTGCAACGGTTTTCAGGTCCTCTGTGAGGCCGGACTGCTCCCGGGCGCCCTGACCCGCAACGAGGGCCTGCACTTCATCTGCCGGGACGAGTGGCTGCGTGTCGAGTCGAACACCACGGCGTGGACGACCCGGTTCGAGCAGGGCGCGGAGATCCTGATCCCCCTCAAGTCCGGTGAAGGACGTTATGTGGCGTCGGAGCGCAAGCTCGAGGAACTCGAGGGTGAGGGGCTCGTGGTGTTCCGATTCCCCGAGCGGAACCCCAACGGTTCGTCGCTCGACATCGCCGGGATCTCCAGCCCCGACGGGCGGATCGTCGGCCTGATGCCGCACCCCGAGCACGCCACGGAGCCGCTCACCGGCCCCAGTGACGACGGCCTCGGACTGTTCTACTCGGCGATCGACTCGGTTCTCGCCTCCGCGTGA
- a CDS encoding M18 family aminopeptidase, giving the protein MSASARIPTSATARGLGEFVDASPSPFHVCATVARELENAGYTRLFEDQEWPGGDLDAPSARHYVIRGGSIIAWETGPSGAFRIVGGHTDSPNLRLKQHPDRSSAGVAMVALEPYGGAWLNSWLDRDLGLSGRLAYRSGNSVAHTLVHVTEPVVRVPQLAIHLSEDRKGVSLDPQRHVNAVWGIGDEVPDVLGWVSEYAGIDPDAVLGWELMTHDVAPSAIIGADGNLLSAPRLDNQGTCYTGLRALLDAGSSNHTKMLVLFDHEEVGSGSERGAASDFLGSVCERIVLARGGSRADFLRAMAASVCLSGDMAHATHPNYPERHEPGHRISIGGGPVLKVNQNLRYASDAVGEAVFALACDAAGVPMQRYVHRADLPCGSTIGPITASRTGLTTIDVGAPQLAMHSARELMGADDVPMYSAALQAFLTQG; this is encoded by the coding sequence ATGAGTGCGTCCGCCAGGATCCCGACCAGTGCGACCGCGCGCGGGCTCGGCGAGTTCGTCGACGCGTCGCCGTCGCCGTTCCACGTCTGTGCGACGGTGGCACGTGAACTCGAAAACGCCGGGTACACGCGACTTTTCGAGGACCAGGAGTGGCCCGGAGGTGACCTCGACGCGCCGTCGGCGCGGCACTACGTGATCCGCGGCGGCTCGATCATCGCCTGGGAGACAGGGCCGTCGGGTGCCTTCCGAATCGTCGGCGGGCACACCGACAGTCCCAACCTGCGGCTCAAGCAGCATCCGGACCGCTCGTCGGCCGGAGTCGCGATGGTCGCGCTCGAACCCTACGGCGGTGCGTGGCTCAACTCCTGGCTCGATCGCGACCTCGGCCTCTCCGGCCGTCTCGCGTACCGGTCGGGAAACTCGGTGGCGCACACGCTGGTCCATGTCACCGAGCCGGTGGTGCGGGTGCCCCAGCTCGCGATCCATCTGTCCGAGGACCGGAAGGGCGTCTCGCTCGACCCGCAACGGCACGTCAACGCCGTGTGGGGGATCGGTGACGAGGTTCCCGATGTCCTGGGTTGGGTGTCGGAGTATGCGGGGATCGATCCGGACGCGGTCCTCGGCTGGGAGCTCATGACCCACGACGTCGCACCGTCGGCGATCATCGGTGCCGACGGAAATCTGCTCAGCGCACCCCGTTTGGACAACCAGGGCACCTGTTACACGGGTTTGCGCGCATTGCTCGACGCCGGGTCGTCGAATCACACGAAGATGCTGGTCCTGTTCGACCACGAGGAGGTCGGCAGCGGTTCCGAGCGCGGTGCCGCCTCGGACTTCCTGGGCTCGGTCTGCGAACGAATCGTCTTGGCGCGAGGCGGATCACGCGCGGACTTCCTGCGGGCGATGGCCGCGAGTGTGTGCCTGTCGGGCGACATGGCCCATGCGACCCACCCGAACTATCCCGAACGGCACGAACCCGGCCACCGCATCTCGATCGGCGGCGGCCCGGTGCTCAAGGTGAACCAGAACCTGCGCTACGCGTCGGATGCGGTGGGAGAGGCCGTCTTCGCGCTCGCATGCGACGCCGCGGGCGTCCCGATGCAGCGGTACGTCCATCGGGCAGATCTGCCGTGCGGGTCGACGATCGGACCGATCACGGCATCGCGCACGGGTCTCACGACGATCGACGTCGGCGCGCCACAGCTGGCAATGCACTCCGCACGCGAGCTCATGGGTGCCGACGACGTGCCGATGTATTCGGCTGCGCTACAGGCGTTCCTGACGCAAGGCTGA
- a CDS encoding IS1380 family transposase, with protein sequence MKVSHRFTTESAVFDDDNLVSHAGLVPVMRLAHSTGLASQLAERVDLGTTQVASAGANLDAKLLTVIAGFCCGADSIDDLNLVRAGGHTRLFDRVYAPATIGQTLREFTTGHVRQLNAVMTRTLPAMCARAGLLPTDGARVFVDIDSLLRPVYGYQKQGGSYGHAKIAGRELLRRGLSPLIATVCAPGHPPVIANAWLRAGRAASGAGAAKMIAETITTARRAGAAGEITVRGDSAYGSAEVMATCERAGATFSLVLRTNTAITRAITAIKDDAWTPVHYPGAVTDPDTGELISDAEVAETTYTVKPQSPHPITARLIVRRVKAHHPANTDTLMPAWRYHAFFTNTTDDTVTADINHRGHAIIETVFADLIDGPLAHLPSGVFGANAAWLALAAISHNLLRALAALSAAPALRAARGATLRRTLIAVPARLARPARTPVLHLPRHWPAQHAFTALWTAINTT encoded by the coding sequence GTGAAAGTATCGCATAGGTTCACTACCGAGTCCGCTGTCTTCGATGACGACAACCTGGTGTCGCATGCCGGGCTAGTACCGGTGATGCGACTGGCCCACTCGACGGGGTTGGCCTCCCAGCTGGCCGAGCGAGTCGATTTGGGCACCACCCAAGTCGCCTCAGCCGGGGCCAACCTCGACGCGAAGCTGTTGACCGTGATCGCCGGATTCTGTTGCGGCGCCGACAGTATCGACGACCTCAACCTCGTCCGCGCCGGTGGGCACACCCGCCTGTTCGACCGCGTGTACGCCCCGGCCACGATCGGACAGACCCTGCGCGAGTTCACCACCGGTCATGTCCGACAACTCAACGCCGTGATGACCCGGACCTTACCGGCGATGTGCGCGCGGGCAGGGTTGTTACCCACCGACGGCGCCCGAGTGTTTGTCGATATCGACTCGCTGCTGCGCCCGGTCTACGGCTATCAGAAACAGGGCGGCTCCTACGGCCACGCCAAGATCGCCGGACGTGAACTCCTCCGCCGGGGCCTGTCACCACTGATCGCCACCGTCTGCGCGCCCGGTCATCCACCTGTGATCGCCAACGCGTGGCTGCGCGCAGGGCGCGCCGCCTCCGGTGCCGGGGCAGCAAAAATGATCGCCGAAACCATCACCACCGCACGCCGCGCCGGAGCCGCCGGCGAGATCACGGTACGCGGGGATTCGGCCTACGGCTCGGCCGAGGTGATGGCGACCTGCGAGCGTGCAGGAGCCACGTTCTCGCTGGTCCTGCGGACCAACACCGCTATCACCCGCGCGATCACGGCCATCAAAGACGATGCCTGGACACCGGTGCACTATCCCGGCGCGGTCACCGACCCCGACACCGGCGAACTGATCTCCGATGCCGAAGTCGCCGAAACCACCTACACCGTGAAACCCCAGTCGCCTCACCCGATCACCGCCCGACTCATCGTGCGCCGCGTCAAAGCCCACCACCCCGCCAACACCGACACCCTGATGCCCGCCTGGCGGTACCACGCATTCTTCACCAACACCACCGACGACACCGTCACCGCCGACATCAACCACCGAGGCCACGCCATCATCGAGACCGTGTTCGCCGACCTCATCGACGGACCGCTGGCACATCTACCCTCCGGAGTGTTCGGTGCCAACGCAGCCTGGCTGGCCCTGGCCGCCATCAGTCACAACCTCCTGCGCGCCCTCGCCGCGCTCAGCGCAGCACCGGCACTGCGCGCCGCACGCGGGGCGACGCTGCGCCGAACACTCATCGCCGTGCCCGCCCGACTGGCCCGACCAGCACGAACACCCGTCCTGCACCTACCCCGCCACTGGCCAGCACAACACGCCTTCACCGCGTTGTGGACCGCAATAAACACCACCTGA
- a CDS encoding lytic transglycosylase domain-containing protein translates to MGKHSKPRKRSRTPLWATALLPVGVLAGAATAGAELSGQTLAPTPVSAPQSPQSATEATTTPPAVTPAVRAHPIAPTPPPPPVRPASVTTGAVPVTNYDAYSSAAKAVTSTHPRCGIDWKVIAGIGRVESHHADQGNVNPDGVLRSAIFGPRLDGSLAGNQVIGDTDGGQLDGDPVYDRAVGPMQFLPSTWKMYAADGNRDGKSDPQNIFDAALTTANYLCDEDLDLRDSSSLVTAVLRYNNSMDYVDKVLGFAREY, encoded by the coding sequence TTGGGTAAGCACTCCAAGCCACGGAAGAGGTCCCGCACACCGCTGTGGGCCACCGCCCTCCTGCCGGTCGGCGTACTGGCCGGCGCGGCCACGGCCGGAGCCGAGCTCTCCGGTCAGACACTGGCCCCGACGCCTGTGTCGGCGCCCCAGTCGCCCCAGTCCGCGACCGAGGCCACCACCACACCACCCGCCGTGACGCCTGCCGTCCGGGCCCACCCGATCGCGCCGACGCCCCCACCGCCGCCGGTCCGCCCGGCGAGCGTCACGACCGGCGCGGTCCCGGTCACCAACTACGACGCGTACTCCTCGGCCGCCAAGGCCGTCACGAGCACCCACCCGCGCTGCGGCATCGACTGGAAGGTCATCGCCGGAATCGGTCGCGTCGAGTCCCATCACGCCGATCAGGGCAACGTGAACCCCGACGGCGTGCTGCGCAGTGCGATCTTCGGTCCGCGCCTCGACGGGTCCCTCGCCGGCAACCAGGTCATCGGTGACACCGACGGCGGCCAACTCGACGGCGACCCGGTCTACGACCGCGCGGTCGGCCCGATGCAGTTCCTGCCGTCGACATGGAAGATGTACGCCGCCGACGGCAATCGCGACGGAAAGTCCGACCCGCAGAACATCTTCGACGCCGCGCTGACCACCGCGAACTACCTGTGCGACGAAGACCTCGACCTGCGGGACTCGTCCTCGCTGGTGACCGCGGTGCTGCGGTACAACAACTCGATGGACTACGTGGACAAAGTCCTCGGTTTCGCCCGCGAGTACTGA
- a CDS encoding PQQ-binding-like beta-propeller repeat protein, with protein MSSRPRVRALSARLPFGIGTIVFVLCAALVVTGGVVLASGDARTDDGEYAYGELRGYEREPGTAWTIVGQEDLPDYVGEVTIEVADTSDEGWLITYPSGLGRSFVMVDRRTGKLLWDSPINAGQGDCAVNEAGQVGCAVQLGTPLDDGFYLVDDDGVPTRTAEYLDTKAVEGLGTDFLRVNRVGHQVTLNTPAGNNIWARTFAAPVVGIDVSGDIVVIKTADASQHLVNPATGEDRIGCDQCAIKLYPTGVTVDHQAYGEEKVVTYATVNGRVDADPVAEADGLRVLPGPSTLPVLNAANRVFAAEGQYEVRDPAQAGALWQIRDGELSKANAVACGSLVNFGRLDGSRTTYALADGAHVGSGPPPGPQQPILANPRCVGSSGTTMVLVNQGLLTGLTPGNTAAWERGLSSPGLVRVVDGYIVVSEGSTLSMLRPN; from the coding sequence ATGTCCTCTCGCCCTCGCGTCCGGGCCCTGTCCGCGCGTCTGCCGTTCGGCATCGGGACCATCGTCTTCGTCCTGTGCGCCGCGCTGGTCGTGACCGGTGGCGTGGTGCTCGCGAGCGGTGACGCCCGGACCGACGACGGTGAGTACGCCTACGGCGAGCTGCGCGGATACGAACGTGAGCCGGGGACCGCCTGGACGATCGTCGGCCAGGAGGACCTGCCCGACTACGTCGGTGAGGTCACCATCGAGGTCGCCGACACCTCCGACGAGGGTTGGCTCATCACGTATCCGTCCGGATTGGGACGCTCGTTCGTGATGGTGGACCGGCGTACCGGAAAACTGCTGTGGGACAGCCCCATCAACGCGGGGCAGGGCGACTGCGCGGTCAACGAGGCGGGCCAGGTCGGTTGCGCGGTACAGCTGGGCACCCCGCTCGACGACGGTTTCTACCTCGTCGACGACGACGGGGTCCCGACCCGCACCGCGGAGTATCTGGACACCAAGGCGGTCGAGGGTCTCGGCACCGACTTCCTGCGCGTCAACCGGGTCGGGCACCAGGTCACGCTGAACACGCCGGCCGGCAACAACATCTGGGCACGGACCTTCGCGGCACCGGTCGTCGGCATCGACGTCTCCGGCGACATCGTCGTCATCAAGACCGCCGATGCCAGCCAGCACCTGGTCAACCCGGCGACCGGGGAGGACCGCATCGGTTGCGACCAGTGCGCGATCAAGCTCTACCCGACCGGAGTGACCGTCGACCACCAGGCCTACGGCGAGGAGAAGGTAGTCACCTACGCCACCGTCAACGGGCGGGTCGACGCCGATCCGGTCGCGGAGGCCGACGGCCTGCGCGTGCTGCCGGGACCGTCGACCCTGCCCGTCCTGAACGCCGCGAACCGGGTGTTCGCCGCCGAGGGACAGTACGAGGTCCGCGATCCCGCGCAAGCGGGGGCGCTGTGGCAGATCCGCGACGGCGAACTGTCCAAGGCCAATGCCGTCGCCTGTGGCTCCCTCGTCAACTTCGGCCGCCTCGATGGTTCACGGACGACGTACGCGCTCGCCGACGGCGCACACGTCGGCAGCGGGCCCCCGCCCGGTCCGCAGCAACCGATCCTCGCCAATCCGCGGTGTGTCGGGTCCAGCGGCACCACCATGGTCCTTGTCAATCAGGGGCTGCTGACCGGACTCACCCCGGGCAACACCGCGGCGTGGGAACGCGGTCTGTCCTCCCCCGGTCTCGTCCGGGTGGTCGACGGATACATCGTCGTCAGCGAGGGCAGCACCCTGTCGATGCTGCGCCCGAACTGA
- a CDS encoding anthrone oxygenase family protein, whose protein sequence is MDLLREVLVTLTIVTTGLSAGVLAGFGYAVIPGLTRAGADVAVAAMQRMNSAILNPLFAVIFGGGLLFGALTVWLGWGSGLRWWAFAATVLTALGIVITMVVNVPANDRLDAAGDVRGDEAERVWSRFTAVWVPWNVVRSLLTAAAMVVLIVGLLVG, encoded by the coding sequence ATGGACCTGCTGCGCGAGGTGTTGGTGACCCTGACGATCGTGACCACCGGGCTCAGCGCCGGTGTGCTGGCGGGATTCGGCTACGCCGTGATCCCGGGTCTGACCCGGGCCGGCGCCGACGTCGCGGTCGCGGCCATGCAACGGATGAACAGCGCCATCCTCAACCCGCTCTTCGCGGTGATCTTCGGCGGCGGTCTGCTGTTCGGCGCGCTGACCGTCTGGCTCGGTTGGGGTTCGGGTCTCCGGTGGTGGGCCTTCGCCGCAACGGTCCTCACCGCGCTCGGCATCGTGATCACGATGGTCGTCAACGTCCCCGCCAACGACCGCCTCGACGCCGCGGGCGATGTCCGCGGAGACGAGGCGGAGAGGGTCTGGTCGCGGTTCACCGCCGTCTGGGTGCCGTGGAACGTCGTGCGCTCCCTGCTGACCGCCGCAGCGATGGTGGTGCTGATCGTCGGGCTGTTGGTGGGCTGA
- a CDS encoding VOC family protein, with translation MSTRNSSRFDATRDPLHVLNAAHTPGFDDPVRPDRDFAAALRDRLERGANLPEGVVMATATQLDASETAPSAAPSRGEPVVERPGALPYLVVAEPQAAIDWYVDAFGARLRGEPIVMADGVIGHAELELGGGAVYLAAEFPDLGLRAPAPGQVSVSLMVAVDDTDDAVSSAARAGAAVTREPYEAHGTRTAVVVDPFGHRWMLSGPSKTTTPAVIRQGDVGFMSLNTPDAARARRFYGDVLGWEFDSQGRRVVNVGHRLGIFETPGAPTMFCAYAVDDLEAAHERIVAAGGQGTFGSSPDGHRVVDAVDDQGVRFAVFASDPEDTRPEAHPRAPGAMTYLTVLTPDSGRFREFYGSVLGWTFHGGRVDDGWEVDDSRPQIGLAGGADRPVAVPMWTTDDVVAAVERVRAAGGTVLEEPSTAPYGVSARCADDQGGQFYLGQLF, from the coding sequence ATGAGTACCCGGAACAGCTCGCGCTTCGACGCGACGCGAGATCCGCTCCACGTCCTGAACGCGGCGCACACGCCGGGCTTCGACGATCCCGTTCGTCCCGACCGCGATTTCGCCGCCGCGCTGCGTGATCGCCTCGAGCGCGGCGCGAACCTACCCGAAGGAGTCGTCATGGCCACCGCTACACAACTCGATGCATCGGAGACCGCCCCGTCCGCTGCGCCCTCCCGAGGAGAACCGGTGGTGGAACGCCCCGGCGCCCTCCCGTATCTCGTCGTGGCCGAACCGCAGGCCGCGATCGACTGGTACGTCGACGCGTTCGGCGCACGTTTGCGCGGCGAACCGATCGTCATGGCCGACGGCGTGATCGGCCACGCCGAACTCGAATTGGGCGGCGGCGCGGTCTATCTCGCCGCCGAATTCCCCGATCTCGGACTCCGCGCGCCCGCCCCCGGGCAGGTCTCGGTCAGCCTGATGGTCGCCGTCGACGACACCGACGATGCGGTCTCGAGCGCCGCCCGCGCCGGAGCCGCGGTGACCCGCGAGCCGTACGAAGCCCACGGCACCCGCACCGCGGTCGTCGTCGACCCGTTCGGGCACCGCTGGATGCTGAGCGGGCCGTCGAAGACCACGACCCCCGCGGTGATCCGCCAGGGCGACGTGGGCTTCATGTCCCTGAACACGCCCGACGCCGCCCGTGCCCGACGCTTCTACGGCGACGTCCTCGGCTGGGAGTTCGACTCACAGGGACGGCGCGTCGTCAACGTCGGTCATCGCCTCGGCATCTTCGAGACCCCGGGCGCCCCGACGATGTTCTGCGCGTACGCCGTCGACGACCTCGAGGCCGCCCACGAGCGCATCGTCGCGGCCGGCGGACAGGGGACGTTCGGTTCCAGTCCCGACGGACACCGCGTCGTCGACGCCGTCGATGATCAGGGCGTCCGATTCGCGGTCTTCGCCTCCGACCCGGAGGACACCCGGCCGGAGGCGCACCCGCGCGCACCCGGAGCCATGACCTACCTGACGGTGCTGACGCCCGACAGCGGACGGTTCCGCGAATTCTACGGTTCGGTGCTCGGCTGGACGTTCCACGGCGGTCGCGTCGACGACGGCTGGGAGGTCGACGACTCCCGACCGCAGATCGGTCTCGCGGGCGGCGCGGACCGCCCGGTCGCCGTGCCGATGTGGACGACCGACGACGTCGTCGCCGCGGTCGAGCGCGTCCGCGCCGCGGGCGGGACGGTACTGGAGGAACCGAGCACCGCCCCGTACGGCGTCTCCGCGCGATGCGCCGACGACCAGGGCGGGCAGTTCTACCTCGGTCAGTTGTTCTGA
- a CDS encoding RNA polymerase sigma factor: protein MLAVYDQALPEVYGFVVRRCPDRRTAEDVTSETFLAAMDSVRRRRDTEPTTGWLIGIARHKLADHWRRAQRTPEPVENPPDRGNDPWDTELDRMVAHHTLGQLSPVHRSVLTLRYVDDLPVGECAEILGRTVGATEALLTRAKRAFRAAYPETQPQPSGRGGHA, encoded by the coding sequence TTGCTGGCAGTCTATGACCAGGCACTGCCAGAGGTGTACGGCTTCGTCGTGCGCCGCTGCCCGGATCGTCGCACCGCCGAGGACGTCACCTCGGAGACCTTCCTGGCCGCGATGGACTCCGTCCGACGACGACGCGACACCGAACCGACCACCGGGTGGCTGATCGGGATCGCCCGGCACAAGCTCGCCGATCACTGGCGACGCGCACAGCGCACCCCGGAGCCCGTCGAGAATCCACCCGACCGCGGCAACGATCCGTGGGACACCGAACTCGACCGGATGGTCGCCCATCACACCCTGGGCCAGCTGTCGCCGGTCCACCGTTCGGTGCTGACGCTGCGCTACGTCGACGATCTCCCCGTCGGCGAGTGCGCGGAGATCCTGGGCCGCACGGTCGGCGCGACCGAGGCACTTCTCACCAGGGCCAAGCGCGCGTTCCGTGCCGCCTACCCCGAAACACAACCCCAGCCCAGCGGGAGAGGAGGTCACGCATGA